The following proteins are encoded in a genomic region of Ornithodoros turicata isolate Travis chromosome 6, ASM3712646v1, whole genome shotgun sequence:
- the LOC135397699 gene encoding E3 ubiquitin-protein ligase TRIM56-like: MFSNSSVVPYFPAHAIGDAAASSVPGDTTPFPACPGTSRSVQSSLNASRTISAKCVSCHDAFIFPKVLNCLHTICKLCLEKQQTSPDKLKCPLRLQETTLPAEGIAGLFSNYATSIILKTLVLDHSCLTCTACKHTAVPAVARCLDCVHYIV, translated from the exons ATGTTCAGCAACAGCAGCGTCGTCCCTTACTTCCCTGCACACGCAATC GGTGACGCAGCAGCAAGTAGTGTGCCAGGTGACACGACTCCTTTCCCGGCCTGTCCTGGTACGTCGCGTTCCGTCCAGAGCAGCCTCAATGCTAGTAGAACCATCAGCGCCAAGTGTGTCAGCTGCCACGACGCCTTCATATTTCCTAAG GTCCTCAACTGTCTGCACACCATCTGCAAATTGTGCCTGGAAAAGCAACAGACAAGCCCCGACAAGTTGAAGTGCCCTCTGCGTTTACAGGAAACAACCTTACCAGCCGAGGGCATTGCCGGACTCTTCTCAAACTACGCCACATCAATCATCCTCAAGACTTTGGTGCTCGATCACTCTTGCCTCACATGCACTGCCTGCAAACACACAGCCGTTCCTGCAGTTGCACGCTGCCTTGACTGCGTCCACTACATTGTGTAA
- the LOC135397519 gene encoding LOW QUALITY PROTEIN: B-box type zinc finger protein ncl-1-like (The sequence of the model RefSeq protein was modified relative to this genomic sequence to represent the inferred CDS: inserted 3 bases in 2 codons), whose amino-acid sequence MERLGRKVQESLCEIIKVCVTAERLANFSSTNKELLAFQQLLDTGFQKILTFNPEAHLQGMDLMFAPNFTTLQSYIKRQKILYHSKFGEFGVMEGQFAEPSGVAVNAQGDIVIADTNRHRTQIFDRAGRFMLRFGECGRKVSQLHYPSRVFVVRAFGDIIVTERSPTHQVKGCNQYGQFLRKFGSSVLEHPRAVTVDXIIAVECKVMRVIIFDLWGNILSQFSYSEHLGFPNVVAANNKDEIFISDNRAHCVKVFSYEGALLRLTGGAGVTNYPIAVCINKNGHLVVSENHHYFHITVFMQDLLSAFESHVKHAKCYDVALTHDNSVIXSKDCKLYIYRYDLSLF is encoded by the exons ATGGAGCGGCTGGGTAGGAAAGTGCAGGAGAGCCTATGCGAGATCATCAAAGTTTGCGTCACTGCCGAAAGGCTAGCAAACTTCTCTTCTACAAACAAGGAATTACTAGCATTTCAACAACTGCTCGATACAGGTTTCCAGAAAATACTGACATTCAACCCTGAGGCGCACCTGCAGGGCATGGACCTGATGTTTGCGCCAAACTTTACCACCCTGCAA TCCTACATAAAGCGCCAGAAAATTCTCTACCACAGCAAGTTCGGAGAGTTCGGAGTCATGGAGGGTCAATTCGCGGAGCCGTCTGGAGTAGCTGTTAATGCTCAAGGCGACATTGTCATAGCAGACACCAACCGACATCGTACCCAGATATTCGACAGAGCCGGCAGATTCATGTTACGCTTTGGAGAGTGTGGCAGGAAAGTCAGCCAGCTGCATTATCCGAGTCGTGTTTTTGTCGTTCGCGCTTTCGGCGACATCATAGTCACCGAGCGGTCTCCAACGCACCAGGTCAAAGGTTGCAACCAGTACGGACAGTTCCTGCGAAAGTTTGGTTCCTCAGTCTTGGAGCATCCGCGCGCAGTCACTGTCG GAATCATCGCCGTTGAATGCAAAGTGATGCGCGTTATCATCTTCGACCTTTGGGGGAACATCTTGAGTCAGTTCAGCTATTCCGAACACCTCGGGTTCCCGAACGTCGTCGCAGCAAATAACAAGGATGAAATCTTTATCTCGGACAATCGAGCCCATTGTGTGAAGGTGTTCTCCTACGAAGGTGCACTTCTCAGGCTCACTGGTGGAGCGGGGGTAACCAACTATCCCATAGCTGTCTGCATCAACAAAAATGGTCATCTGGTCGTATCTGAGAATCACCACTATTTCCACATCACGGTGTTTATGCAAGATCTGCTGAGTGCTTTCGAAAGCCACGTGAAGCATGCAAAGTGCT